The DNA region TTCGCGCTCCTCACGTATCTGCAAAACGACAATTTTTCGGAAGACGACATCGCCCGGGTACGAGGCGAGAAAACGGCACTGATCGCGTCCACCTCCATGAAAAAACAGCTGGACAGCGCATATCACTTCGTGCGCCCCGGGGACACGCTCCAACTCGACGGCTTCGATATTCTCGCGGTCCCCGCTCACAACGTGGACAAGAAGCACCACGCGCCGGAGCAGGGTTGGCTCGGCTACGTCTTTACGATCCCCGGCACACCTACTATCACGCCGGTGACACCGCCTTCCTCCCGTCGATGTTCGGGATCCGATGTGATGTCGGGTTTCTCCCCGTCGGTGGTCACTACACCACGGGTGTTGAGGATGAGGCCCGGGCCGGTGAGCCCTGCGGAGTCGAGGTGATCCTGCCGATCCATTGGGAGGAGCCGCAGGGCACGGAGAAAGACATCGCTCATCTGGGAGAACTATTCTCCCGAGACGTGCTCGAGAGA from Longimicrobiales bacterium includes:
- a CDS encoding MBL fold metallo-hydrolase, with amino-acid sequence MSDSLEGITWFRGSSVRIRRKGLETHMDPHGVDKDSEADFALLTYLQNDNFSEDDIARVRGEKTALIASTSMKKQLDSAYHFVRPGDTLQLDGFDILAVPAHNVDKKHHAPEQGWLGYVFTIPGTPTITPVTPPSSRRCSGSDVMSGFSPSVVTTPRVLRMRPGPVSPAESR